TTGCTAATGCCTCCCTAACTTCTGACAACTTTAAGCGAGAAGATAATTTAACGCTTCACTATTCAAAAGGTAAAGAGCCGATCACTAAAAACATTGTTGTACCAGATTTTTCTAGTCAGACTAAAGATCAGATTAATAGTTGGAGCAAAGATAAAGGTGTTAAGGTTGAAATTCAAGAGGAAGCTAGCAATACGATAGAGGTAGGTAAGGTCATCTCTCAGTCAGTCGGTAAGTTGGAAAAAATATCGAAAGCGGATACTATCATCATCAAATTATCTGCTGGTAAACCGATTTTGGTCCCTGATTATGCCAAATTTACTTTTGAGGAGGCAAGTGGTGCTCCAAAAGAGTTACCAGTTCTTGCCAAGCAAGTTTATAGTGATAGGGTACCTTATGGCGATTTTATCGGTCAGTCTGTTGCTGCGGGCACCCAATATTTTATCAAAGATACGATACCAGATATAACAGCAACTTATTCACTTGGCCGTGTCTATATGAAAGATTTATCTGGTCAAACAGAAGGCGACTTGCAAAGTGCTTTTCATAATGACTATACCTCTAAAGGGGCTAATATTACCTATCAAATTCAGTATATCAACAGTAGCGAGACCAAGGGGACAGTCGTTGCACAAAGCGTCCTAAATGAATTTGTACCACTTACATTTACGGTTGCAATTGGGATTAGTACAGGTAATGAATAAGGTAGTTATCATTAAAAGATAGTCGACTAGACTGTCTTTTAAAATGGATTCGGTTAATATAGCGAGTTGTTGACAGTCATGGGACAAATTATTGAGTAAATCCTTGAAAAAACTCGTAAAAAGCGGTAGAATAAGTCAGATTGATTTTTTAGTGAAAACGATATCACTGATCTAAAAAATTAAGTTAGCGCATAGGCGCTATTAAATAGGGTGTGTAGCCCACACAACTAATAAGGAGAAACGATGTCACATATAAAATTTGATTACAAAACTGCTTTAACTTTTGTTGCGCAGCACGAATTTGATTATTTACAACCAGCAGTTACTGCTTTTGATGCAGCCCTACGTGAAGGAACTGGTCAGGGAGCTGACTTTACTGGTTGGATTGATCTACCAAAAGACTATGACAAAGCAGAATTTGATCGTATTCTTAAATCAGCAGAAAAAATCAAATCTGATAGTGAAGTTTTGATCGTCATCGGTATTGGCGGCTCTTACTTAGGTGCTAAGGCTGCGATTGATTTCTTGAACAGTTCATTTGTTAACCTTGAGACAAAAGAAAAACGTCAAGCACCACAAATTGTGTATGCAGGTAACTCAATTTCGTCTACTTACTTGTCACAATTAGTTGAATATGTTGCTGATAAAGATTTCTCTGTCAACGTCATTTCAAAATCTGGAACAACGACTGAGCCAGCGATCGCTTTCCGTGTTTTCAAAGAAATGTTGATCAAAAAATATGGCACAGAAGAAGCAAATGGCCGTATTTACGCAACAACTGATAAAGCCAAAGGTGCTGTTAAAGTTCAAGCTGATGCTGAAGGTTGGGAATCATTTGTTGTGCCTGATGCTGTTGGTGGTCGTTTTACAGTCTTGACACCAGTTGGCTTGCTACCTATCGCAGCAAGTGGCGCAGATATTCAAGCTTTAATGGATGGTGCAGCAGCAGCGCGTGAAGCCTACAGTACAGCAGACTTGAAAGAGAACGAAGCTTACCAATATGCAGTACTTCGTAATATCCTTTTCCGTAAAGGTAAAACAATCGAGATTTTAGCAAACTATGAACCATCACTTCAATACTTTGGTGAGTGGTGGAAACAGTTAGCAGGCGAATCTGAAGGGAAAGACTATAAAGGTATCTACCCAACATCAGCTAACTTCTCAACTGATTTACACTCTATCGGTCAATCTATCCAAGAAGGTAGCCGTAACCTTTTTGAAACAGTCATCAAAGTTGAAGAACCAAAATTGAACATCAATATCCCTGCTGAAGCAGAAGATTTAGATGGCCTTGGCTACCTTGAAGGTAAAGATGTTGACTACGTCAATACAAAAGCTTTCCAAGGTGTCTTGCTTGCTCATACCGATGGCGGTGTGCCAAACTCAGTGATCACAATCAAGAAACAAGATGAGTTCACGCTTGGTTACCTCATCTACTTCTTTGAAATTGCAATTGGCTTATCTGGCTACTTAAACGGGGTTAACCCATTTGACCAACCAGGTGTTGAAGCCTACAAGAAAAATATGTTCGCTTTACTTGGGAAACCAGGTTTTGAAGCCCTCAGTGCTGAATTGAACAAACGTCTATAAATCCCATCGTTAAAAAATGTAAGTCGTCTGAGTGTATACTCAGGCGATTTTATAATACAATGAAGAAAAAAGAATTGGAGACATACAACATGATTATTACGAGACATGGTGACGTTTTTGCAGAGATTAACCCACTGACAACAGGTCAAGCGCCAGATTTTACATTAACTGATCTGAATCAAAATCCAGTGACCTTATCTAAATTGACAGATCCGATTATCATCAGTGTATTTCCTGATATTAATACTAGTGTTTGTGCCTTACAAACCAAGCACTTTAATGTGGCTGCAGCGGCTAATCAGGCAATCTCTTTTCTATCCATTTCAAATAATACAGCCAAAGAGCAGGCCAATTGGTGTGCTGCTGAGGGTGTAGATATGACGATTTTATCTGATGAAAAAAATGTGTTTGGTGAGCTTTATGGCTTGGTGCTAACTGAGGCTAACCTATTGGCACGTAGTGTTTATGTGATCAAAGATGGACAGATTATCTATTCTGAAATTTTGAGTGAAATGACCAATGAACCAAATTATGATAAAGCGCTTGAGGTTGCAAACTCAGCGATTTAATGAAGAAAGTGAGCTAACTATGCTCGCTTTTTATCTTGCTTAAGTTTAAGAGATGCTGGTTTAAAGACATAAAAAAAACCTGAGCAATCTCAGGATTTTTGGGTCAACTGGCGGGCTTCACAATACCATTGTGTGCGTCTACGCCAAATGCTGGTAACAGCAAAGGTTTGATCATGCTCGAAATAATGATAGCTCACAACAATCGTTTTCTTTGAAATGCGATCAGGTTTGTAGTCAGCAATTGCCAAATGATCGTGCTGTTCTAGCCCCTTTTGTGCTTTATCGATCACTGAGCCGTCTGCTCGTATCTCGGTAAACGTCTCAGCCAGTAAACTCGGATTGCGATTGTTTAGGACTTGTTCCTCTAAGCCGAGTATGACGAGGGCAATCGATGCATCACGTTCTTCATCAGCTAGAATCGCTGGTTCGACGTGTACATCAATGTCAAATACATCATACTTTTCTTTTAAGGTTTCTTCGATATCTTCAGTGGCTGCATGACTTTCGAATACAGATAAATCTGGAGACATTTCGACAACCACATCAAGGAAGATGTTACTGCCATAGGTTCTACCACGGATGAATTTGACAGCTGATACTTTTGGAATTTCAGAAATTTCCTTTGTATAGAGATCTATTTTTTCTTCATCAAAACCATCTGATAGGCTAAAAACAGATTCAGCAAAAATATCGTAAGCAGTTTTAAAGATAAAAATCGTAATCACGATTGCCATCAAGCGGTCGATAAAGGTTAAGTTAAAACTTGCTGCGAAAATCGCGATAGAAGTTGCAATAGAAGATACGGCATCAGATAAATTATCTTTTGCGGCACTCATCAGGCCAGAACTTTTTGATTTCGTTGCAAGGTTGCGATTATAGAGGTAGATGGCAAACATAACGATTGCTGAACCAATCCCAACAAAAGAACCCATAAAGTCCACGGATGTCTGTGTGTTACTGATAATGGCTGTTACCGTATCCTTAAGGACAAAGAAGCCAACGACGAACATGATAAAACTTGTTACTAGAGAAGCGACAGATTCGACTTTCCAATGACCATAAGTATGGTCATCATCAGCAGGTCTGCGGGCAATTTTAAGGCCGATTAAGACTGCGACATTACCTAAAATATCGGTTATATTATTAAACCCATCGGCACGTAGACTCTCCGAATGGGTCATATTTGCAACAGTAAGCTTGATGATTGAGAGAATGACATAGGCCCATATACTTAGGAGTGCACCACGTTCTGCTAGTTTTAAATCTTGATAGCGTGAATTATTCATACTCTTAGTATAACAAATTTTTCATCGCTTTCAGACTTTAGGAGCCGAAAAAAATAAATAGTATGATAAAATGAAAGGGGTCTTTGCTTAACGCTTATTAAACTTGTGATTGCAAATTTAAGGTTATTGACAACGATTGATCATTATTGCGAGCTACTAAAGCGACGCATTAAAGAGCTATTAATCTAAGCTTAATTGCGCAAAGGTTAATAGCCCTAATTTATTTTAAGAAAAAAGAGATAGACGCTATTAGTGATAAAATAGACGGGTATCTATCGTGAAAGGAAACAACATGCTATTTAATGCAATCAAGCAATACAAATTCTGGGCTTTGGGCTCACTTGCCATGGTTATCATCGTCGTCGCAACATCATTATGGCAACCACAAATTCTGACATTAGTCCTTGAGGCCGTGTCTAAAAACGATAAAGAGAAGATAGCGGGTTATGGGGTACAACTCCTCATTATTGCTGGTATCGGTCTTATCGCTGGTGTGATTAATACCATCTTTGCTGCAAAAATTGCGCAAGGGGTATCAGCTGATTTACGGGAGCAAACGTTCCGTAAGATTCAAAGCTTTTCATATGCGAATATCGAGCAGTTCAATGCGGGTAATTTAGTTGTCCGGATGACAAATGACGTCAATCAAGTTATGAACTTGATTATGATTCTCTTTCAAATCTTATTACGCGTGCCACTTTTGTTCATCGGTGCATTTGTTTTAGCGATTCACACACTACCAAAATTATGGTGGATCATCGTTGTCTTAGTTGTTGTGATTGTCTTAATCACAGCAGTAGCTATGGGTAGCATGGGCAAACACTTTGGTGCCTTCCAAAAACTAATGGATAAGTTAAATGGAATTGCAAAAGAAAATCTTCGTGGCACACGTGTCGTCAAATCCTTTGTACAAGAAAAAGAACAGGCTGCCAAGTTTGATGCCAACTCTGACGAGCTTTTAGGTCATAACTTAGTTGTCAGCTACATTTTCTCTGTCATGATTCCAGCCTTTACATTTGCGGCTTACATTGCGATTTTTGTTGCTATCTGGTTTGTATCGACCTATGTTGAAAAAGCACCAAAGGATTTAGCAAGTATCGCCTCATTTATGACCTACATGATGCAAATTATGTTTGCTATCATCATGGGTGGTATGATGTCGATGATGGCATCGCGTGCCTTCATCTCTCTGAAACGGATTGGCGAAGTCATCCATACAGAACCAGCTATGTACTTCAAAGA
The DNA window shown above is from Lactococcus paracarnosus and carries:
- a CDS encoding cation diffusion facilitator family transporter; the encoded protein is MNNSRYQDLKLAERGALLSIWAYVILSIIKLTVANMTHSESLRADGFNNITDILGNVAVLIGLKIARRPADDDHTYGHWKVESVASLVTSFIMFVVGFFVLKDTVTAIISNTQTSVDFMGSFVGIGSAIVMFAIYLYNRNLATKSKSSGLMSAAKDNLSDAVSSIATSIAIFAASFNLTFIDRLMAIVITIFIFKTAYDIFAESVFSLSDGFDEEKIDLYTKEISEIPKVSAVKFIRGRTYGSNIFLDVVVEMSPDLSVFESHAATEDIEETLKEKYDVFDIDVHVEPAILADEERDASIALVILGLEEQVLNNRNPSLLAETFTEIRADGSVIDKAQKGLEQHDHLAIADYKPDRISKKTIVVSYHYFEHDQTFAVTSIWRRRTQWYCEARQLTQKS
- a CDS encoding ABC transporter ATP-binding protein, with protein sequence MLFNAIKQYKFWALGSLAMVIIVVATSLWQPQILTLVLEAVSKNDKEKIAGYGVQLLIIAGIGLIAGVINTIFAAKIAQGVSADLREQTFRKIQSFSYANIEQFNAGNLVVRMTNDVNQVMNLIMILFQILLRVPLLFIGAFVLAIHTLPKLWWIIVVLVVVIVLITAVAMGSMGKHFGAFQKLMDKLNGIAKENLRGTRVVKSFVQEKEQAAKFDANSDELLGHNLVVSYIFSVMIPAFTFAAYIAIFVAIWFVSTYVEKAPKDLASIASFMTYMMQIMFAIIMGGMMSMMASRAFISLKRIGEVIHTEPAMYFKDTDDIDLSGDLEFDKVSFSYPSDDELTLENISFSIKAGEMVGVVGATGAGKSTLAQLIPRLFDPTAGTIKIGGHDLREINRHNLRQTVSIVLQRAILFSGTVGQNLKHGKADATEADMTRASAISQAREFIEKMSDVFESPVEERGTNFSGGQKQRLSIARGVIGDPKILILDDSTSALDAKSEKLVQQALAGELANTTKIIIAQKISSVVHADKILVLDAGKLIGVGTHKELVDNNDTYREIYNTQKGSED
- a CDS encoding thiol peroxidase codes for the protein MIITRHGDVFAEINPLTTGQAPDFTLTDLNQNPVTLSKLTDPIIISVFPDINTSVCALQTKHFNVAAAANQAISFLSISNNTAKEQANWCAAEGVDMTILSDEKNVFGELYGLVLTEANLLARSVYVIKDGQIIYSEILSEMTNEPNYDKALEVANSAI
- a CDS encoding glucose-6-phosphate isomerase, encoding MSHIKFDYKTALTFVAQHEFDYLQPAVTAFDAALREGTGQGADFTGWIDLPKDYDKAEFDRILKSAEKIKSDSEVLIVIGIGGSYLGAKAAIDFLNSSFVNLETKEKRQAPQIVYAGNSISSTYLSQLVEYVADKDFSVNVISKSGTTTEPAIAFRVFKEMLIKKYGTEEANGRIYATTDKAKGAVKVQADAEGWESFVVPDAVGGRFTVLTPVGLLPIAASGADIQALMDGAAAAREAYSTADLKENEAYQYAVLRNILFRKGKTIEILANYEPSLQYFGEWWKQLAGESEGKDYKGIYPTSANFSTDLHSIGQSIQEGSRNLFETVIKVEEPKLNINIPAEAEDLDGLGYLEGKDVDYVNTKAFQGVLLAHTDGGVPNSVITIKKQDEFTLGYLIYFFEIAIGLSGYLNGVNPFDQPGVEAYKKNMFALLGKPGFEALSAELNKRL